In the genome of Buchnera aphidicola (Acyrthosiphon lactucae), the window CTTGTTGACGAAATTCATTAATAACATGTTGGTTATGTACTAGCTCATGTTTAATATAAATTGTTTTTTTATAAATTTTTAATGCATTTTTAACTATTAAAATTGCTCTTTTAACGCCTGCGCAAAAACCTCGTGGGTTAGTTAATATAATATTCACTTGGTTATCTCCAGAATATGTATGTTAATATTGATTGAATATTATATGAACTATTTAATTTTTTAAATTTAATAATTTATTCGTATAAGTATTATAATTCCAAGGAAAATACTAAAATCAGCTATATTAAATGTAGCAAAATGCCAATCATCGATATGTACATCAATAAAATCTATCACACATCCATAAGTCATTCGATCTATTAGATTTCCTATTGCACCTCCAAGAATAAAAGAATAAGCAGTTATTTTTTTTATTTCTTTTTTTCTTGATTTTATAATGATTCTTATTATTACTAGTATAGTAAAAATGCTAATAATTAATAAAAACCATATTTGCCATCCTTTTTGATCAGATAAAAAACTAAATGCTGCACCGTAATTATGTATATGAAAGATATTTAATATTGGAAAAATTTTTTTTATTTCATATATTTTAGTATTTTTGATAATCCAATATTTACTAAATCTGTCTAGAAAAAGAACAAAAATTATTATAATTATATAAATCCAGTTTTTTGATTTTTTAAAATATTTATTTTTCATTATATGAATATGCGTTTTTCACCTTTTCCTATTGTATTTAAAATACAACGATTACAAATATTGCTATTTTTTATATCATGTGTAGAAAAATTAAAATAATGCCAACATCTTGGACATTTTTCCCCTTTAATTTTTTCTAAAGAAATTTTTAAATAAGGAATATTTTTGCTTTTTTTAATATTTTTAGGAGCTGTATCATATAATTTTATTTTTATATCAGATGTTAAAAAAATAAATTTTATCTCTTTTCCTAATACTTTGAGCGTATTGAATAATTCAGGTAAAATGTATAAAGTAATAGAAGCTTCAAGTGAATTATTAATAGTTTTATTTTTTATTTCTTCTTCTAAAAATTTATTTATTTCGTTTTTAATCGTAATTATTTCATTCCAAAATTGATGATTAAATAAGTTATCTTGATCTAAATAAAATAATTTGTCAAACCACTCTTCCAGAAATACATATTGAGATTTTTTTCCTGGTAAATAGCTCCATATCTCGTCAGCAGTAAAAGATAATATTGGTGCTATCCATCTTACAAGTGCATTAATTATATAATACATAGCTGTTTGAGAACTGCGTCTTTCTTGACTATTATATTTTAATGTATATTGTCTATCTTTTATAATATCAAGGTAAAAAGAGCCCATTTCTATAGAACAAAAATACATTAAACGTTGTACTACTGCATGAAAATTATAATTTTTATAGAACTCAATAATTTCTTCTTGAACTATTTTACTTTGTCCGATAGCCCATTTATCTAAAAAAACCATATTATCTTTAGATACTAGATCTTTTTTAGGGTCAAAATCACTAATATTTGCTAATATAAAACGTGCTGTATTTCTAATTCTTCTATATATATCTGATGAATTTTTTAATATTTCATTAGAAATCGAAATGTCGTTAGTATAATTCGAAGAAGCAACCCATAACCTTAAAATATCAGCTCCTAATGTATTAACTATTTTGTTGGGACTAATAGTATTACCTATAGACTTAGACATTTTTTGTCCTTTTCCATCTACAACAAATCCATGAGTTAACACTTCAGAATACGGTGCTTTTTCAGTAATTAAAGTAGATATTATCAATGAAGACATAAACCAACCTCTATGTTGATCTGATCCTTCTAAATACATATCTGCATTTTTTTTAGCATACTTTTTATTATGATATTCTATTGAAGTATGTGTATTTCCTGATTCAAACCATACATCTAATATATCTAAAACTTTTTTATATAATTGATATTTTTTACCTAGGATTTTCCTTATATCGCTATTCCACCATACTTGTATTCCTTCTAATTCTACTTTTTTTGCTATCTTTTCCATTAAAAAAACAGTATCAGGATGCATTTCTCCTGTTTTCTTGTTTATAAAAATTGACATTGGCACACCCCATTTTCTTTGTCTTGAAATGCACCAATCAGGTCTGTTTTGCATTAGATCACTAATTCTTAATTTGCCCCATTCAGGTATCCAATGAACTTTTTTTATTTCTGTTAATAATTTGCAACGTAATTGATTTTTATTTATATTGATAAACCACTGTGGAGTAGCTCTATATATAACTGGACTTTTATGTCTCCAACAATGTGGATAACTATGTATTAAATATTTATGATGAAATAATGTGTTATTTTCAATTAATAGTTCTATAATAATTGAATTAGCTTCAAAAATATTTATACGATCTAATTTGGGATGTATCTTAGAAATATAATTGCCTTTAAAATCTACTAAGTTACTTGTTTTAATATTGTATTTTTGACTAATAATATAATCATCTATTCCATGATCTGGTGATGTATGAACAGCTCCTGTACCTGATTCAAGAGTTACGTGTTTTCCTAAAATTATAGGTAAATGAATATTTTTTAAAAATGGATGAAAAAATGTTATTTTCTCTAGTAATTTTCCTTCAATCGAATTTATTTCTGTCCATTTTTTGATCTTTAATATATTTAATACATTGTTAACTAATTCTTTTGCTATAATTAAATTATATTTTTCAGTTTCTATTAATTGGTATTGAAAATCTGGATGTATCGAAATAGCTTTACTAGATGGAAGAGTCCACGGTGTTGTTGTCCAAATAAGTAGATATATTGCTTTTTCGTTGAAAATTTGAAAATTAAATAATCTTTCTATAATTGACGTATTTTGACATTTAAATCCAACTATAATTGAATCTGATTTTTTTTTAGAGTATTCAATTTCTGCTTCAGATAATGATGATGAACATTTAAGACACCAATGTATAGGTTTAAAATCTTGATATAAATATTTTTTTTTAATAATTTTAGATAAAGTTCTTATAATGTTTGCTTCATTTTTAAAGTTCATTGTAAGATGAGAATGTTCCCAATTACCTATCACTCCTAATCTAATAAAATCTTTTTTTTGCTTTTCTACTTGATCTTGTGCATATTCTCTACATTTTTTTTGAAATTCTGAAGTAGTTATATTTTTCTGATCTGATTTAATTTTTTCTTCAACTTTTTGTTCAATTGGTAATCCATGACAGTCCCAAGATGGAATATAAGGCGCATCAAAACCTGACATATTTTTAGATTTTATAATAATATCTTTTAAAATTTTATTTACTGCGTGTCCAATATGAATGTTTCCGTTAGCA includes:
- the ileS gene encoding isoleucine--tRNA ligase; this translates as MADYKKTLNLPKTNFSMRGNLSQKEPKILKDWYKNNLYKLIRKKNKEKKIFFLHDGPPYANGNIHIGHAVNKILKDIIIKSKNMSGFDAPYIPSWDCHGLPIEQKVEEKIKSDQKNITTSEFQKKCREYAQDQVEKQKKDFIRLGVIGNWEHSHLTMNFKNEANIIRTLSKIIKKKYLYQDFKPIHWCLKCSSSLSEAEIEYSKKKSDSIIVGFKCQNTSIIERLFNFQIFNEKAIYLLIWTTTPWTLPSSKAISIHPDFQYQLIETEKYNLIIAKELVNNVLNILKIKKWTEINSIEGKLLEKITFFHPFLKNIHLPIILGKHVTLESGTGAVHTSPDHGIDDYIISQKYNIKTSNLVDFKGNYISKIHPKLDRINIFEANSIIIELLIENNTLFHHKYLIHSYPHCWRHKSPVIYRATPQWFININKNQLRCKLLTEIKKVHWIPEWGKLRISDLMQNRPDWCISRQRKWGVPMSIFINKKTGEMHPDTVFLMEKIAKKVELEGIQVWWNSDIRKILGKKYQLYKKVLDILDVWFESGNTHTSIEYHNKKYAKKNADMYLEGSDQHRGWFMSSLIISTLITEKAPYSEVLTHGFVVDGKGQKMSKSIGNTISPNKIVNTLGADILRLWVASSNYTNDISISNEILKNSSDIYRRIRNTARFILANISDFDPKKDLVSKDNMVFLDKWAIGQSKIVQEEIIEFYKNYNFHAVVQRLMYFCSIEMGSFYLDIIKDRQYTLKYNSQERRSSQTAMYYIINALVRWIAPILSFTADEIWSYLPGKKSQYVFLEEWFDKLFYLDQDNLFNHQFWNEIITIKNEINKFLEEEIKNKTINNSLEASITLYILPELFNTLKVLGKEIKFIFLTSDIKIKLYDTAPKNIKKSKNIPYLKISLEKIKGEKCPRCWHYFNFSTHDIKNSNICNRCILNTIGKGEKRIFI
- the lspA gene encoding signal peptidase II; translation: MKNKYFKKSKNWIYIIIIIFVLFLDRFSKYWIIKNTKIYEIKKIFPILNIFHIHNYGAAFSFLSDQKGWQIWFLLIISIFTILVIIRIIIKSRKKEIKKITAYSFILGGAIGNLIDRMTYGCVIDFIDVHIDDWHFATFNIADFSIFLGIIILIRINY